The Gracilibacillus caseinilyticus genome segment TCGCTGGAATTAATGAAGGAATATCAGGCAACAGTGCTTGCCACTACTCCTTCCTATGCTGCACTCCTAGCAGAAGAGAGCGAAAAGTACGGTATTAAAATTGGGGAAGATATCCCGATGAAGAAAATTTGGCTGACAGGTGAAGGATGCTCGGCAACCTTCCGCGAACGATTAGAAAAATGGTGGGGATGTGAAGTTTCCTTTTTCTACGGTTCGACGGAATGTGGTGTTATCGGGGTAGAATGCAGTCAGCACAATGGTTATCACATCATGGAAGGCCACGTAAAGGTCGAAATCATTGATCCAGATACCGGGGGTGTCATGCCATACGGTCGTACCGGCGAAATTGTTGTCACCACACTATTACGTGAAGGTATGCCGATGGTACGCTATCGAACCGGAGATCTTGGTGTCTTGCAAAAGTCACGATGCAGCTGTGGCTTGGTGATGGATGTACTCCAATTGCGCGGAAGAATGGAGCACATGCTTCACATTGATGGAGAAGCTTATTCACCATTTATGATCGAGCATTTTCTAATGGAATTGCCAGAGGTAGGGTTATGGTATCATTTCCTGTTGGATCAGGGATCGTTAACGATCGAAGCGGAGAAATTCCGTACGGATCTGAGTGAAGCAGAATTGGCAGCCAAAATTAAACAGCATATGGCGGATCGTATTGGTATTGCGTGTGATGTTGTGATCAGGGATGACATTCCACGAACATTCGGAAAAGCACAACGAGTTTTCACGTAACGATGAAGCAGAAGAGAGAGGAGGTGCCATCATGAGTGACATGGACAGAGAAAAGTCGGAAAAGTTTGCAAAGATGTATACACGCATACAACAGTCTCCATTATATAGAAAAAAGTTATCCACTTACGCCAGCCAAGGGATAGGAATCGAGCAGCTTTCCACACTGCCATTAACAACGAAACAGGATCTGCGGGATGCCGGGATTTTTGGTCACCTTGCTGTCGATAACAAAGAAGTAGCTCAATACCATGAGTCAACCGGAACAACAGGGAAACCCGCTGCCTCCTGGTTTACCCAGGAAGATTTAATAACAGGAGGAAGACAGCTGAAGGATTGTGGCGTTCAATTGACGTCAGAAGATCTTATACTAATCCGTTTTCCTTATGCATTAGCTTTACCAGCATTTTTAATGCAGCAGGCAGCATGGCAGACTGGCGCAGGTGTTGTCCCTGCTAGTGGACGTACGGTCGTCAC includes the following:
- a CDS encoding phenylacetate--CoA ligase family protein, with the translated sequence MKKFQTHKMTVSVDEHSSHLEQFKAFYQQLDNEGKTIEKLPRELIDDYQLKAVNATLAHVWENNAYYRSMMEDKDFTTPELENLDQLASVPMLQKDVIRGDKEKILSVDPKEIGQVHLTSGTSGKPIYTAYTLADQYVYDLMPKYLELFKEKADDVAAVALPYEFALPGLGFQRLFQFAFGTAILSLGKGGYMAPVDKSLELMKEYQATVLATTPSYAALLAEESEKYGIKIGEDIPMKKIWLTGEGCSATFRERLEKWWGCEVSFFYGSTECGVIGVECSQHNGYHIMEGHVKVEIIDPDTGGVMPYGRTGEIVVTTLLREGMPMVRYRTGDLGVLQKSRCSCGLVMDVLQLRGRMEHMLHIDGEAYSPFMIEHFLMELPEVGLWYHFLLDQGSLTIEAEKFRTDLSEAELAAKIKQHMADRIGIACDVVIRDDIPRTFGKAQRVFT